In a genomic window of Thermus albus:
- a CDS encoding response regulator transcription factor translates to MRILVVEDELDIAEPVTLFLSRHGYEAVWAGNQEAAWEEFLAAEPAMLILDVMLPEGEDAGFRFAQQVREGGYSGPILFLTARDSLEDRVAGLNLGGDDYLVKPFALEELLARVRALLRREAQHKGGGWQRGDLKVDFLARKAYWKGREVSLTVKEFALLETLCLNPDRLFAPEELADRLFPGRDTAVRMVRIYVHRLRRKLSPKVVRTGAGGYGLGLSQ, encoded by the coding sequence GTGCGCATCCTGGTGGTGGAGGACGAGCTGGACATTGCCGAGCCTGTAACCCTCTTTTTATCCCGGCATGGATATGAGGCGGTGTGGGCCGGCAACCAGGAGGCTGCCTGGGAGGAGTTTTTGGCGGCCGAACCCGCCATGTTGATCCTGGATGTGATGTTGCCCGAGGGGGAGGATGCGGGGTTCCGGTTTGCCCAACAGGTGCGTGAGGGGGGGTATTCCGGTCCCATCCTCTTTCTGACAGCCAGGGATTCCCTGGAGGACCGGGTGGCCGGGTTGAACCTGGGAGGGGATGATTACCTGGTCAAACCCTTCGCCCTGGAGGAGCTTCTGGCTCGGGTTCGGGCCCTTCTTCGCCGGGAGGCCCAGCACAAAGGAGGGGGTTGGCAGCGCGGGGATCTCAAGGTGGATTTCCTGGCGCGGAAGGCCTACTGGAAGGGGAGGGAGGTTAGCCTTACGGTAAAGGAGTTCGCCCTGTTGGAGACCCTATGCCTGAATCCCGATCGTCTTTTTGCCCCCGAGGAGTTGGCGGACCGTCTATTTCCGGGGCGTGATACCGCGGTGAGAATGGTCCGGATCTACGTTCACCGCCTTCGGCGGAAGCTCTCTCCAAAAGTGGTGCGTACGGGGGCAGGAGGGTATGGTCTGGGGCTTTCGCAGTAG
- the asnS gene encoding asparagine--tRNA ligase has protein sequence MRVFIHEIAKHEGQEVELRGWLYQKRSKGKIHFLILRDGTGFLQATLFRGEVPEEVFEQADHLPQETALRVFGLVRRDERAPGGFELSVRSLEVVSLPQGEYPIGPKEHGIDFLMDHRHLWLRHRRPFAVMRIRDELERAIHDFFAERGFLRFDAPILTPSAVEGTTELFQVDLFDGEKAYLSQSGQLYAEAGALAYGKVYTFGPTFRAERSKTRRHLLEFWMVEPEVAFMTHEENMALQEELVSHLVGRVLERRAKELEMLGRDPKALEPAAEGRYPHLTYKEAVALVSRLAEKDPEVPPLPYGEDFGAPHEAAISRQFDRPVFIERYPARIKAFYMEPDPEDPELVLNDDLLAPEGYGEIIGGSQRIHDLELLKAKIRQFGLPEEVYDWYLDLRRFGSVPHSGFGLGLERTVAWISGLSHVREAIPFPRMYTRMRP, from the coding sequence ATGCGGGTCTTCATCCACGAGATCGCCAAGCACGAGGGCCAGGAGGTGGAGCTTAGGGGCTGGCTCTACCAAAAGCGCTCCAAGGGCAAGATCCACTTCCTCATCCTCCGGGACGGCACCGGCTTCCTCCAGGCCACCCTTTTCCGGGGGGAGGTGCCGGAGGAGGTCTTTGAGCAGGCGGACCACCTACCCCAGGAAACCGCCTTAAGGGTCTTCGGCCTGGTGCGACGGGACGAACGGGCTCCTGGAGGCTTTGAGCTTTCCGTGAGGAGCCTCGAGGTGGTAAGCCTGCCCCAGGGGGAGTACCCCATCGGCCCCAAGGAGCACGGGATTGACTTCCTCATGGACCACCGCCACCTTTGGCTCCGCCACCGCCGCCCCTTTGCGGTGATGCGCATCCGGGACGAGCTGGAAAGGGCCATCCATGACTTCTTCGCCGAGCGGGGTTTTCTGCGCTTTGACGCCCCCATCCTCACCCCCAGTGCGGTGGAGGGCACCACCGAGCTCTTTCAGGTGGACCTCTTTGACGGGGAAAAGGCCTACCTCTCCCAGTCCGGGCAGCTTTATGCCGAGGCCGGGGCTTTGGCCTACGGCAAGGTCTACACCTTTGGCCCCACCTTCCGCGCCGAAAGGAGCAAGACCCGCCGCCACCTCCTGGAGTTTTGGATGGTGGAACCCGAGGTGGCCTTCATGACCCACGAGGAGAACATGGCCTTGCAGGAGGAGCTGGTGAGCCATCTGGTGGGCCGGGTTTTAGAAAGGAGGGCCAAGGAGCTGGAGATGCTTGGGCGGGACCCCAAGGCCCTGGAGCCCGCCGCCGAGGGCCGCTACCCCCACCTCACCTACAAGGAAGCCGTGGCCTTGGTGAGCCGGCTGGCGGAAAAGGACCCCGAGGTACCCCCCCTCCCTTACGGGGAGGACTTCGGGGCCCCCCACGAGGCCGCCATCAGCCGCCAGTTTGACCGGCCCGTCTTCATAGAGCGCTACCCCGCCCGCATCAAGGCCTTCTACATGGAGCCCGACCCAGAGGACCCGGAGCTGGTCCTGAACGACGACCTTCTGGCCCCCGAGGGCTACGGGGAGATCATCGGGGGAAGCCAAAGGATCCACGACCTGGAGCTCTTAAAGGCAAAGATCCGCCAGTTTGGGCTACCCGAAGAAGTCTACGACTGGTACCTGGACCTAAGGCGCTTCGGCAGCGTACCCCACTCGGGTTTCGGGTTGGGCCTGGAGCGCACCGTGGCCTGGATCTCTGGCCTTAGCCACGTGCGGGAGGCCATACCCTTCCCAAGGATGTACACCCGGATGCGGCCCTAG
- the pdxT gene encoding pyridoxal 5'-phosphate synthase glutaminase subunit PdxT: MRGVVGVLALQGDFREHKEALKRLGIAAKEVRKREHLEGVKALIVPGGESTTIGKLAREYGIEEEVRRRVEEDSLAVFGTCAGAIWLSREILGYPEQPRLGVLDVAVERNAFGRQVESFEEDLEVWGLGPFHGVFIRAPAFRHLGEGVEVLSELKGLPVLVRQGKILASAFHPELTLDPRLHRYFLEISGVV; encoded by the coding sequence ATGAGGGGCGTGGTTGGCGTTTTGGCCCTACAGGGGGATTTCCGCGAGCACAAGGAGGCATTGAAGCGGCTTGGGATCGCGGCCAAGGAGGTGCGCAAGAGGGAGCACCTGGAGGGGGTTAAGGCCCTCATCGTGCCCGGCGGCGAGTCCACCACCATCGGCAAGCTGGCCCGGGAGTACGGGATTGAGGAGGAGGTGCGAAGGCGGGTAGAGGAGGACTCCCTTGCCGTCTTCGGCACCTGTGCTGGGGCCATATGGCTTTCCCGGGAGATTTTGGGTTATCCGGAGCAACCCCGGTTAGGCGTGCTGGATGTGGCCGTGGAGCGGAACGCCTTCGGCCGCCAGGTGGAGAGCTTTGAGGAGGACCTGGAGGTTTGGGGCTTGGGGCCCTTTCACGGGGTCTTCATCCGGGCCCCCGCCTTCCGCCACCTGGGGGAGGGGGTGGAGGTGCTTTCGGAACTAAAGGGGCTTCCGGTGTTGGTGCGCCAGGGGAAGATCCTTGCCAGCGCCTTCCATCCCGAGCTCACGCTGGACCCCAGGCTTCACCGCTACTTCCTGGAGATCTCGGGGGTGGTCTAG